The nucleotide sequence GAGAGCGATTATGCGTTGGCCGCCTCGGAACAGGAACGTTACGCCGCGCTGCTGGCGAAAAAACTGATCGCCCAATCGCTCTACGATGCCAAGGTCACCGCCTACAAGGCCGCCAAAGCCAAGCGGGATCAGGCCCAAGCGCAACTGGCGGTCGTTGACCGTCAGGAAAACTACAGCACCCTAAGCGCCGATCATGCCGGCGTGGTGACGGTGGTGCTGGCCGAAGTCGGACAAGTAGTCAGCGCCGGTCAGCCGGTGTTGCGGGTGGCGCGGCCCGAAGAAAAAGAAATCGCCATCAACGTTCCCGAGGGGCAGGTCGGCGAGCTACGCTCGGCCAAGACGATGTGGGTCACGCTGTGGGCGCGACCAGAGTTGCGCTGGCCCGCCGAATTGCGAGAGCTCGCGCCCGCCGCCGACGCCGCGACCCGGACCTACACCGCCCGCATCCGCTTGCGGGACAACGATCCGGCGGTGGGCTTGGGGATGACCGCGCGGGTGAGCGTGCAACCGGCGGCGGCCGATGAAACGCTGGTGGTGCCGCTGACGGCGGTGGTGGATCAGGGCGCCGGCCCGGCGGTCTGGGTGGTGAGCGACGACAAGGCCCAGCGCCGTCCGGTCGAAATCCGCCAGTATCGCGAGGACGGCGCGGTGCTGGCTAAGGGGGTGCGGGCCGGCGAACTGGTGGTGACGGTCGGCGCGCACAAACTGGTCGCCGGACAGTCGGTGCGGCCTATCGTGCAGGAAACGCCAGCGGCGGGAAAACCACTGTGACCGGACTTAACCTGTCCGCCTGGGCGATCCGGCACCGCGTGTTGGTCGGATTTTTCATCGCCGCGGTCGCGCTGATGGGCGTGTACGGCTACCAGCGCCTCGGTCAGGCCGACGATCCACCGTTTACCTTCAAGATAATGGTCGTGCGCGCGCTGTGGCCGGGCGCGACGGCGCTGGAAGTGGAGCAACAAATCACCGACCGAATCGAAAAGAAATTGCAGGAAGCGCCCGAAGTCGATCGGCTGGTCAGCTATTCCCGGCCCGGTGAATCGGTGGTGCTGTTCGTCGCCAAGGACTCCGCCCCGGCCTCGGCGATCCCCAACGTGTTCTATCAGGTCCGCAAGAAAATCGGCGACATTCGTCACACTTTTCCGGCGACTATGTTGGGTCCTTTCTTCAATGATGAATTCGGCGACGTATACGGCGATATTTACGCGCTGGTATCGGACGAACTGAGCTACGCTGAATTAAAAGACTACGCCGACCGGATCAGGGACCAGTTGTTACGGGTCAAGCAGGTCGCCAAGGTCGATCTGTTCGGCGAGCAGGACGAGAAAATTTATATTGAAATCGCCAACGCCAAGCTCGCCACGCTGGGTCTGGATTTTAACGGCGTGCTGCAAGCGTTGGCGCGGCAGAACACAGTGGCCGGCGCGGGCTTTTTCGAGACGGCCAGCGACCGGATTTATCTGCGGCCCAGCGGGGCGTTCGGCACCGTGGAGGACGTGCGCGAAACCGTGATCCGCGCCGGCGGGCGGGAGTTTCGGATCGGCGACATCGCGGAGGTCCGTCGCGGCTATGTCGAGCCGCCCGCGCCGCAGGTGCGCTACGGCGGCCAGCGCGCCATCGCCATCGGGGTGGTGATGACCTTGGGCGGGGATATCATCCAGCTCGGCCAGAACCTGCAAGCCGAGATCGAACGGCTGCAAGGACAACTGCCGCTGGGGGTGGAGCTCCGCGAGGTGTCCAGCCAACCGGAGGTGGTGCGACGCTCCATCGGCAACTTCGTCAAGGCGTTGGCCGAGGCGGTGCTGATCGTGCTCGCCGTGACCTTTTTCAGCCTGGGACTGCGCACCGGCATGGTGGTGGCGCTGTCGATCCCGTTGGTGCTGGCGGCGACGTTTCTGCTGATGTGGTGGTTCAACATCGGCTTGCACAAGATTTCGCTCGGCTCGCTGATCCTGGCACTGGGCCTGTTGGTGGACGATGCCATCATCGCCGTGGAAATGATGTGGGTGAAGATGGAAGAAGGTTGGGAACGCGCCAGAGCCGCCGCCTTCGCCTACACCAGCACCGCCGGACCGATGCTGTCGGGGACGCTGGTCACGGTGGCTGGCTTCCTGCCCATCGCCACCGCGCGCTCCGCGACCGGCGAATATACGATGTCAATTTTTCAGGTCAACGCTATTGCGCTGCTGCTGTCCTGGCTGGCGGCGGTGGTGGTGATTCCCTGGCTGGGCTATCAGGTATTGCCCGATCCCCGCGCGCCGCACAAGCTGCGATGGGTCACCCGGTGGGTGCGCCGCGCGCGCCACCAGCCGGTGGAAGCCGTGGTGGCGGGCGTTCACAGCGAGTACGAGGTCTATCACACGCCGTTCTATCGTCGCTTTCGCCGCGTCGTGGAACGCTGCGTGCGCCGACGCTGGTTGGTTATCGCCATCACCCTGGCCTTGTTCGCGGCGGCTATCGTCGGTTTCGGCAAGGTCCAGCAACAGTTTTTTCCGACGTCGACCCGGCTGGAATTGATGGTGGATTTGCGCTTGCCGGAAGGCTCCTCACTCAGGGCGGTGGAGGCCGAAGTCCGGAGGCTGGAAGGAATCCTGCAAAAAGAATCGGGCATCGCCAATTTCGTGGCCTATGTCGGCTGGGGTGCGCCGCGTTATTATCTGGGCTTGGACCAGCAACTGCCGGCCGCCAACCAGGCCCAGTTCGTGATCCTGACCGACAGCGCCGAGGCGCGCGAGGCCCTGCGAACCCGGCTCATCCAGCTATTCGAGGCGGATTTTCCCGGCTTGCGCGCCAACATCACCCGCGTCGAGAGCGGCCCGCCGGTCGGTTTTCCGGTGCAGTTTCGGATATCCGGCCAGGATTTGCCGGCGCTGCGAGCGCTGGCTAATGAGGTGGCGGAGGTCATGCGCGGCAATCCGCATCTGACTAACGTGCAGTTCGACTGGGACGAGCAGTCCAAGAGCGTCGGGATCGAGATCGATCAGCACAAAACCCGCTTGCTGGGTTTGAACAGTCAGGATGTGGCCCAGGTTCTCAATACGGCGTTGAACGGCCTGGCGGTCACCGCCTACCGCGAGCGGGACAAAACGATTGAAGTGATCTTACGCGCGGATTCGCCGTCACGAACGCAGCTGGCGCTGCTTGGCGAGCTGACGGTCCCGGCGGCGAGCGGCAAGAGTGTGCCGTTGGCGCAAATCGCACGGCTGCGGTACGACTTCGAGCCTGGGGTGATCTGGCGGCGCAACCGCTTGCCGACCATCACGGTGCGGGCCAATGTCTACGAGGAAATTCAACCGGCCACGGTCACCGCCCAAATTGAACCGCTGCTGGCGCCGGTTCGCGCCAAGCTGCCGGAGGGATTTCGCTTGGAAACCGGCGGCACGGTGGAGGAATCCGCCAAGGGACAAGGGCCGGTGATGGCCGGTATGCCGTTGTTCGTGCTGGTGGTTTTGACGATCTTGATGATCCAGTTGCAGAATCTTTCGCGGGTGGTCATGGTGCTGCTGACCGCGCCGCTGGGTTTGATCGGCGTAACCTTGTTCTTACTGCTGTTCGATCAGCCCTTCGGTTTCGTGGCGATGCTCGGCACTATCGCTTTGTTCGGCATGATCATGCGCAACTCGGTCATCCTGGTCGATCAAATCCGTCAGGATATCGCCGCCGGCCGCAGCGAGTGGGAGGCGATCATCGAATCCACCGTGCGCCGCTTCCGACCGATCATTTTGACGGCGGCGGCGGCGGTGCTGGCGATGGTGCCGCTGTCGCGCAATGTCTTCTTCGGGCCGATGGCGGTGGCGATCATGGGCGGGCTGATCGTGGCGACGTTGCTGACGCTGCTGTTCTTGCCCGCCCTGTATGCGGCGTGGTACCGGGTGCGGCCGGTAGAGACCGTTTCGACCGCTCCGGTACCCGCCTGAGGCGTTTGCCAAGTCCGCTCTTCCCAACAGGCGATTTCACTCATGCCGGCGCTGACTGCTCGAATTGAATTGCCATCACCCGCTCCCGGCACCCAAAGGACGCTGCTGGTCCATCGTTACGGTGCATCCGGCGCGCGACCCAAGGCGTATTTTCAGGCCGCCCTCCACGCCGACGAGATTCCGGGGTTGCTAGTGGCGCACCATCTGTTGCAAGGATTGGAACAGGCCCAGGCGGAAGGCCGGCTGATCGGTGAGATTGTGGTGGTGCCGGTCGCCAATCCCATCGGACTGGGACAGCATCTGAACGGCCGGCTGTTGGGGCGGTTCGATTTCGAGAGTACCGGCAACTTCAACCGCGGCTTTCCTGATTTGGCGGCGGTTGCGGTCGAGCGGTTGCGCGGCTGTCTGAGCGCCGATCCGGCGGTGAATGTAAACCGCATTCGAGAGACCTTGCGGGCCGTGCTGGCGGAGCAACAGCCGACGCGAGAGACGGCCGCGCTCAAACTGGCGCTGCTTAAGTTGGCTGTCGATGCCGATTATGTGTTCGATTTGCACTGTGACAGCGAATCTCTGTTGCATTTGTACACCTCCCGCTGGCATTCGGATGTGGCGCGAATCCTGGGCGCGGAACTGGGCGCGGCGGCGATTCTGCTGGAAGACGAACCGGGCGGCAGTCCCTTCGATGAAGCGTGCGCCGGACCGTGGTGGAAGCTGCGGGCGGCGCTGGCGGAGCAGGGGCCGATTCCGCTGGCTTGCTTCGCGACCACGGTCGAATTGCGCGGTCAGGCGGACGTGCGGGACGACTGTGCCGCCGCCGACGCGGCGGCGTTGCTGCGGTTCCTGCAACGGCGCGGCGCCATCGCCGGCGAGCCAGGGCCGTTGCCGGAACCGCGCTGCGAGCCGACGCCGTTGGAAGGGGTCGATGTGTTGATTGCGCCGGCGGCCGGGGTATTGGTTTATCGAAAGTCGTTGGGAGAATCCGTCAAGACGGGCGCTGTGGTGGCGGAGGTGGTCGATCCGTTGGGGGGGCCGTTGGATGCGGCCCGCTCGGAGGTCCGCGCCGGGACTGACGGCCTTCTATTTGCCCGCATGAGCGAGCGTTTGGTGCGACCGGGGCAGAAGTTTTGCAAGCTGGCCGGCCGGGAGCCGCTGGACTACCGACAGGCTGGTAAGCTGCTGGAGGATTGAACGCGGAGCGAACGAAGTCGTCGCTGCTGTTTGTCATTGAAATTTATTATCATCGGTCCTGTCTCTAAAACAACTATAGGTAAATGACGATGAGTTTGATCGGGTTTTTGTTGATCGGTCTGGTGGCGGGCTGGCTGGCGTCGACCTTCATGCGCGGCGGCAGCCTGGGTTTGGTCGGCAATCTGGCGATCGGCGTGGTGGGTGCCTTTATCGGTGGGTTTCTATTTCGGCTGCTAGGTCTCGCCGCCGTAGGCACGATCGGCCAACTCATTACCGCCACGGTCGGCGCCGTGGTGCTGTTGTATTTAGTACGGTTATTCAAGCAAGCCTAAGAACTCCAACTCGAAGTTTTACCGGCAATGGATGCGCTTTGGCTGGCGCTTGCTTTTCTGTTGGGCCTGCTGGTCCGGCATTTGGGGTTGCCGGCGCTGGTCGGCTATCTGGCGGCCGGGTTTGTACTGAACGCCTCGGGCCAGCAGAGCAGTGAATTACTCGATCGCATCGCCCATGCCGGCGTGTTGTTGCTGCTGTTTGGCGTCGGGCTCAAGCTGCGCTTGAAAAGCCTGATCCGCCCGGATGTTTGGGGCGGTGGCGGGTTGCACCTGCTCGTTATCACCCTATTGCTGGGCGCGGGGCTGTGGGTGGGGACCGCTTTGCCGTTGGGGCTGGCGCTGTTGCTGGGGGCCACGTTGGGTTTTTCCAGCACGGTGCTGGCCGCCAAGGCATTGGAGGAAAAGGCCGAGCTACGGGCCTTTCACGGCCGGCTGGCCATCGGCATCTTGATCATTCAGGATTTGGTGGCCTTGGCGTTGATGGCGCTGGCGGGCGCGGCGACGCCGACGCCGCGGGCTTTGCTGGCGTTGGGGTTGCCCTTGTTGCAGCCCGCCATCAAAAAGGTGCTGGACTGGAGCGGCCACGATGAATTGCAGGTCCTATACGG is from Candidatus Competibacteraceae bacterium and encodes:
- a CDS encoding succinylglutamate desuccinylase/aspartoacylase family protein, translated to MPALTARIELPSPAPGTQRTLLVHRYGASGARPKAYFQAALHADEIPGLLVAHHLLQGLEQAQAEGRLIGEIVVVPVANPIGLGQHLNGRLLGRFDFESTGNFNRGFPDLAAVAVERLRGCLSADPAVNVNRIRETLRAVLAEQQPTRETAALKLALLKLAVDADYVFDLHCDSESLLHLYTSRWHSDVARILGAELGAAAILLEDEPGGSPFDEACAGPWWKLRAALAEQGPIPLACFATTVELRGQADVRDDCAAADAAALLRFLQRRGAIAGEPGPLPEPRCEPTPLEGVDVLIAPAAGVLVYRKSLGESVKTGAVVAEVVDPLGGPLDAARSEVRAGTDGLLFARMSERLVRPGQKFCKLAGREPLDYRQAGKLLED
- a CDS encoding efflux RND transporter periplasmic adaptor subunit, with the translated sequence MQLKVVSALLSAALALSGCDKPPRASLVAAVRPVLVRPVVAGSAAPVVYSGEVRARRESDLAFRVPGKIVARLVDVGARVEPGKALARLDPADLRLNADAARAQLAAAESDYALAASEQERYAALLAKKLIAQSLYDAKVTAYKAAKAKRDQAQAQLAVVDRQENYSTLSADHAGVVTVVLAEVGQVVSAGQPVLRVARPEEKEIAINVPEGQVGELRSAKTMWVTLWARPELRWPAELRELAPAADAATRTYTARIRLRDNDPAVGLGMTARVSVQPAAADETLVVPLTAVVDQGAGPAVWVVSDDKAQRRPVEIRQYREDGAVLAKGVRAGELVVTVGAHKLVAGQSVRPIVQETPAAGKPL
- a CDS encoding efflux RND transporter permease subunit — protein: MTGLNLSAWAIRHRVLVGFFIAAVALMGVYGYQRLGQADDPPFTFKIMVVRALWPGATALEVEQQITDRIEKKLQEAPEVDRLVSYSRPGESVVLFVAKDSAPASAIPNVFYQVRKKIGDIRHTFPATMLGPFFNDEFGDVYGDIYALVSDELSYAELKDYADRIRDQLLRVKQVAKVDLFGEQDEKIYIEIANAKLATLGLDFNGVLQALARQNTVAGAGFFETASDRIYLRPSGAFGTVEDVRETVIRAGGREFRIGDIAEVRRGYVEPPAPQVRYGGQRAIAIGVVMTLGGDIIQLGQNLQAEIERLQGQLPLGVELREVSSQPEVVRRSIGNFVKALAEAVLIVLAVTFFSLGLRTGMVVALSIPLVLAATFLLMWWFNIGLHKISLGSLILALGLLVDDAIIAVEMMWVKMEEGWERARAAAFAYTSTAGPMLSGTLVTVAGFLPIATARSATGEYTMSIFQVNAIALLLSWLAAVVVIPWLGYQVLPDPRAPHKLRWVTRWVRRARHQPVEAVVAGVHSEYEVYHTPFYRRFRRVVERCVRRRWLVIAITLALFAAAIVGFGKVQQQFFPTSTRLELMVDLRLPEGSSLRAVEAEVRRLEGILQKESGIANFVAYVGWGAPRYYLGLDQQLPAANQAQFVILTDSAEAREALRTRLIQLFEADFPGLRANITRVESGPPVGFPVQFRISGQDLPALRALANEVAEVMRGNPHLTNVQFDWDEQSKSVGIEIDQHKTRLLGLNSQDVAQVLNTALNGLAVTAYRERDKTIEVILRADSPSRTQLALLGELTVPAASGKSVPLAQIARLRYDFEPGVIWRRNRLPTITVRANVYEEIQPATVTAQIEPLLAPVRAKLPEGFRLETGGTVEESAKGQGPVMAGMPLFVLVVLTILMIQLQNLSRVVMVLLTAPLGLIGVTLFLLLFDQPFGFVAMLGTIALFGMIMRNSVILVDQIRQDIAAGRSEWEAIIESTVRRFRPIILTAAAAVLAMVPLSRNVFFGPMAVAIMGGLIVATLLTLLFLPALYAAWYRVRPVETVSTAPVPA
- a CDS encoding GlsB/YeaQ/YmgE family stress response membrane protein; amino-acid sequence: MSLIGFLLIGLVAGWLASTFMRGGSLGLVGNLAIGVVGAFIGGFLFRLLGLAAVGTIGQLITATVGAVVLLYLVRLFKQA